A genomic region of Gossypium hirsutum isolate 1008001.06 chromosome D01, Gossypium_hirsutum_v2.1, whole genome shotgun sequence contains the following coding sequences:
- the LOC107922033 gene encoding protein-tyrosine-phosphatase MKP1 isoform X2, producing the protein MLGEDEKDRHARAGVAARKPYLRSVSWTDRSPIKPHPRPPQNTKGRSCLPPLSITRRPVEEWPKAGSDDLGVWPNPQTPRGSVKPLESPGSNREFQLRRDKLAFFDKECSRIAEHIYLGSDAVAKNRELLRKNGITHVLNCVGFVCPEYFKHDLVYKTLWLQDSPSEDITSILYDVFDYFEDVQEQGGKVLVHCCQGVSRSSSLVIAYLMWREGQSFEDAFQYVKAARGVTNPNTGFAFQLLQCQKRVHAVPASPNSVLRMYRMAPHSSYDALHLVPKMVNYPAANQVIRYEQAKGPILTVREGDEPLEFWDALASGQISADGCDRAEVRKVVKLASENDNIAAVSKISVGERKVDDYDLDFQLFHKALAGGVVPPFSVSNTESETCLPARENGWGRLRQKFANGIMKEFLNSSKLGCCNLSPVYDRSDMVMEIHKDTKDTVLILSPSSSSIFPCGKPESFDCFPDCSPIQKKDPCEEVEKLVTPFGSPLLPSSPCGSSNSFSCFAAISPKLSSKSPSLSPSASDYASSFTFSPSSSNWSDLSYLSSQQPSPSGLEATDLSPIKNNVSSMENSCLPYKESFPSSTKSFSSDCILRVENPCMPCKGTPPSLAERRGSHPPPRMWLPSADAQVPGTLVRSRSFSLPNLEDDVMNDIDCNRYEPEDGGKELMLDVEAVPSIESHSRSEDKREYGECQAQSSGIFKTPTRVTTPALYQWPTLNKVEMHRSDILEPAAVYVLLASERSLGASDHSTVLYIWLGRDACEKGQSQFLSCDDTHGNSHHHWESIGHDFLNKMDLPLNASIQIVREGEEPEQFLNLFNCYMVLEG; encoded by the exons ATGTTAGGCGAAGATGAAAAAGACCGGCATGCCAGGGCCGGTGTTGCTGCCCGTAAACCATATCTACGGTCTGTTTCTTGGACTGACCGTTCCCCAATTAAGCCTCACCCCAGACCGCCGCAAAACACAAAGGGGAGGTCTTGCTTGCCTCCCCTTTCTATAACAAGAAGACCTGTGGAAGAGTGGCCAAAAGCTGGTTCTGATGATCTTGGTGTTTGGCCTAATCCCCAGACGCCTAGGGGCTCAGTTAAGCCCCTTGAGAGTCCTGGTTCCAATAGGGAGTTTCAGTTGAGGAGGGATAAGCTAGCTTTCTTTGATAAGGAGTGTTCCAGGATTGCTGAACATATTTATTTAGGGAGTGATGCCGTGGCTAAGAATAGGGAACTTTTGAGAAAAAATGGGATTACTCATGTTTTGAACTGTGTTGGCTTTGTTTGTCCCGAGTATTTCAAGCATGATCTTGTTTATAAAACACTTTGGTTACAAGATAGCCCGTCTGAGGATATCACCAGCATTCTTTATGATGTGTTTGATTACTTTGAAGATGTCCAAGAACAAGGCGGGAAGGTGCTGGTACACTGCTGCCAAGGAGTTTCAAGATCATCTTCTCTGGTTATTGCCTATCTCATGTGGAGGGAAGGACAGAGCTTTGAGGACGCATTTCAGTATGTGAAGGCAGCTCGAGGGGTGACTAATCCAAATACAGGGTTTGCTTTCCAACTTCTGCAGTGCCAGAAGAGGGTTCATGCTGTGCCTGCAAGCCCCAATTCTGTGCTTAGGATGTATAGGATGGCTCCACATTCCTCATACGATGCTCTTCATCTTGTGCCAAAAATGGTAAATTATCCAG CTGCCAATCAGGTTATTCGGTATGAACAGGCAAAGGGTCCTATTTTAACTGTGAGAGAAGGGGATGAGCCCTTGGAATTCTGGGATGCCCTTGCTAGTGGACAGATCTCAGCAGATGGATGTGACAGAGCTGAGGTCAGGAAGGTAGTTAAGTTGGCTTCTGAGAATGATAACATAGCTGCAGTAAGCAAAATTTCTGTAGGTGAAAGGAAGGTAGATGATTATGATTTGGATTTTCAACTTTTCCATAAAGCACTTGCTGGTGGAGTTGTTCCACCTTTTTCAGTGTCAAACACTGAATCAGAAACTTGCCTTCCTGCCAGAGAAAATGGATGGGGTAGGCTAAGACAGAAGTTTGCTAATGGAATCATGAAAGAGTTTCTAAATTCATCTAAACTGGGTTGTTGTAACCTGTCTCCAGTTTATGATAGATCAGATATGGTTATGGAAATTCATAAAGATACAAAAGATACCGTTTTGATCTTGTCACCATCATCTTCATCAATCTTTCCATGTGGTAAACCAGAATCCTTTGATTGTTTCCCAGATTGTAGCCCGATTCAAAAAAAAGATCCTTGTGAAGAAGTAGAAAAGTTAGTCACACCTTTTGGTTCTCCATTATTACCAAGCTCTCCTTGCGGTTCATCAAACTCTTTTTCTTGTTTTGCAGCTATTAGCCCAAAACTCAGTTCCAAGTCTCCCTCACTTTCACCTTCAGCATCTGACTatgccagttcttttaccttttcaCCCTCATCCTCTAATTGGTCTGACTTGTCATATTTGTCTTCTCAGCAGCCTTCACCCTCTGGCCTGGAAGCCACCGATCTGTCTCCAATCAAAAATAATGTTTCCTCGATGGAGAATTCTTGTTTACCATATAAAGAAAGTTTCCCATCATCAACAAAGTCATTTTCTTCCGATTGTATTTTGAGAGTGGAAAATCCTTGCATGCCTTGTAAAGGTACTCCCCCCTCACTTGCAGAGCGCAGGGGGAGTCATCCTCCACCACGCATGTGGTTACCATCAGCGGATGCACAGGTCCCTGGTACTCTTGTAAGGTCTAGGTCCTTTTCTCTGCCCAACTTGGAGGATGATGTAATGAATGACATTGATTGTAATCGCTATGAACCTGAAGATGGTGGAAAAGAGTTAATGTTAGATGTTGAAGCTGTTCCTAGCATTGAGTCACATAGTAGGAGTGAAGATAAAAGGGAATATGGAGAATGTCAAGCTCAATCTAGTGGTATCTTTAAGACACCTACCAGGGTAACCACCCCGGCTCTGTATCAGTGGCCTACACTCAATAAAGTGGAGATGCATAGATCTGACATCCTTGAGCCTGCTGCAGTATATGTGTTGTTGGCTTCAGAAAGAAGTTTGGGTGCAAGTGATCATTCTACTGTTTTATATATCTGGCTAGGGCGTGACGCGTGTGAAAAAGGGCAGAGCCAATTTTTAAGCTGTGATGACACACACGGGAATAGCCATCATCACTGGGAATCTATTGGCCATGACTTTCTTAATAAAATGGATTTGCCCCTAAATGCCTCTATACAG
- the LOC107922033 gene encoding protein-tyrosine-phosphatase MKP1 isoform X1, whose amino-acid sequence MLGEDEKDRHARAGVAARKPYLRSVSWTDRSPIKPHPRPPQNTKGRSCLPPLSITRRPVEEWPKAGSDDLGVWPNPQTPRGSVKPLESPGSNREFQLRRDKLAFFDKECSRIAEHIYLGSDAVAKNRELLRKNGITHVLNCVGFVCPEYFKHDLVYKTLWLQDSPSEDITSILYDVFDYFEDVQEQGGKVLVHCCQGVSRSSSLVIAYLMWREGQSFEDAFQYVKAARGVTNPNTGFAFQLLQCQKRVHAVPASPNSVLRMYRMAPHSSYDALHLVPKMVNYPGKLALDSRGAFIVHVPSAIYVWVGKKCNCVMSNSAGSAANQVIRYEQAKGPILTVREGDEPLEFWDALASGQISADGCDRAEVRKVVKLASENDNIAAVSKISVGERKVDDYDLDFQLFHKALAGGVVPPFSVSNTESETCLPARENGWGRLRQKFANGIMKEFLNSSKLGCCNLSPVYDRSDMVMEIHKDTKDTVLILSPSSSSIFPCGKPESFDCFPDCSPIQKKDPCEEVEKLVTPFGSPLLPSSPCGSSNSFSCFAAISPKLSSKSPSLSPSASDYASSFTFSPSSSNWSDLSYLSSQQPSPSGLEATDLSPIKNNVSSMENSCLPYKESFPSSTKSFSSDCILRVENPCMPCKGTPPSLAERRGSHPPPRMWLPSADAQVPGTLVRSRSFSLPNLEDDVMNDIDCNRYEPEDGGKELMLDVEAVPSIESHSRSEDKREYGECQAQSSGIFKTPTRVTTPALYQWPTLNKVEMHRSDILEPAAVYVLLASERSLGASDHSTVLYIWLGRDACEKGQSQFLSCDDTHGNSHHHWESIGHDFLNKMDLPLNASIQIVREGEEPEQFLNLFNCYMVLEG is encoded by the coding sequence ATGTTAGGCGAAGATGAAAAAGACCGGCATGCCAGGGCCGGTGTTGCTGCCCGTAAACCATATCTACGGTCTGTTTCTTGGACTGACCGTTCCCCAATTAAGCCTCACCCCAGACCGCCGCAAAACACAAAGGGGAGGTCTTGCTTGCCTCCCCTTTCTATAACAAGAAGACCTGTGGAAGAGTGGCCAAAAGCTGGTTCTGATGATCTTGGTGTTTGGCCTAATCCCCAGACGCCTAGGGGCTCAGTTAAGCCCCTTGAGAGTCCTGGTTCCAATAGGGAGTTTCAGTTGAGGAGGGATAAGCTAGCTTTCTTTGATAAGGAGTGTTCCAGGATTGCTGAACATATTTATTTAGGGAGTGATGCCGTGGCTAAGAATAGGGAACTTTTGAGAAAAAATGGGATTACTCATGTTTTGAACTGTGTTGGCTTTGTTTGTCCCGAGTATTTCAAGCATGATCTTGTTTATAAAACACTTTGGTTACAAGATAGCCCGTCTGAGGATATCACCAGCATTCTTTATGATGTGTTTGATTACTTTGAAGATGTCCAAGAACAAGGCGGGAAGGTGCTGGTACACTGCTGCCAAGGAGTTTCAAGATCATCTTCTCTGGTTATTGCCTATCTCATGTGGAGGGAAGGACAGAGCTTTGAGGACGCATTTCAGTATGTGAAGGCAGCTCGAGGGGTGACTAATCCAAATACAGGGTTTGCTTTCCAACTTCTGCAGTGCCAGAAGAGGGTTCATGCTGTGCCTGCAAGCCCCAATTCTGTGCTTAGGATGTATAGGATGGCTCCACATTCCTCATACGATGCTCTTCATCTTGTGCCAAAAATGGTAAATTATCCAGGTAAACTCGCACTTGACTCTCGCGGGGCCTTTATTGTGCATGTTCCTTCTGCCATATATGTTTGGGTTGGAAAGAAATGCAACTGTGTAATGTCAAATAGTGCTGGATCAGCTGCCAATCAGGTTATTCGGTATGAACAGGCAAAGGGTCCTATTTTAACTGTGAGAGAAGGGGATGAGCCCTTGGAATTCTGGGATGCCCTTGCTAGTGGACAGATCTCAGCAGATGGATGTGACAGAGCTGAGGTCAGGAAGGTAGTTAAGTTGGCTTCTGAGAATGATAACATAGCTGCAGTAAGCAAAATTTCTGTAGGTGAAAGGAAGGTAGATGATTATGATTTGGATTTTCAACTTTTCCATAAAGCACTTGCTGGTGGAGTTGTTCCACCTTTTTCAGTGTCAAACACTGAATCAGAAACTTGCCTTCCTGCCAGAGAAAATGGATGGGGTAGGCTAAGACAGAAGTTTGCTAATGGAATCATGAAAGAGTTTCTAAATTCATCTAAACTGGGTTGTTGTAACCTGTCTCCAGTTTATGATAGATCAGATATGGTTATGGAAATTCATAAAGATACAAAAGATACCGTTTTGATCTTGTCACCATCATCTTCATCAATCTTTCCATGTGGTAAACCAGAATCCTTTGATTGTTTCCCAGATTGTAGCCCGATTCAAAAAAAAGATCCTTGTGAAGAAGTAGAAAAGTTAGTCACACCTTTTGGTTCTCCATTATTACCAAGCTCTCCTTGCGGTTCATCAAACTCTTTTTCTTGTTTTGCAGCTATTAGCCCAAAACTCAGTTCCAAGTCTCCCTCACTTTCACCTTCAGCATCTGACTatgccagttcttttaccttttcaCCCTCATCCTCTAATTGGTCTGACTTGTCATATTTGTCTTCTCAGCAGCCTTCACCCTCTGGCCTGGAAGCCACCGATCTGTCTCCAATCAAAAATAATGTTTCCTCGATGGAGAATTCTTGTTTACCATATAAAGAAAGTTTCCCATCATCAACAAAGTCATTTTCTTCCGATTGTATTTTGAGAGTGGAAAATCCTTGCATGCCTTGTAAAGGTACTCCCCCCTCACTTGCAGAGCGCAGGGGGAGTCATCCTCCACCACGCATGTGGTTACCATCAGCGGATGCACAGGTCCCTGGTACTCTTGTAAGGTCTAGGTCCTTTTCTCTGCCCAACTTGGAGGATGATGTAATGAATGACATTGATTGTAATCGCTATGAACCTGAAGATGGTGGAAAAGAGTTAATGTTAGATGTTGAAGCTGTTCCTAGCATTGAGTCACATAGTAGGAGTGAAGATAAAAGGGAATATGGAGAATGTCAAGCTCAATCTAGTGGTATCTTTAAGACACCTACCAGGGTAACCACCCCGGCTCTGTATCAGTGGCCTACACTCAATAAAGTGGAGATGCATAGATCTGACATCCTTGAGCCTGCTGCAGTATATGTGTTGTTGGCTTCAGAAAGAAGTTTGGGTGCAAGTGATCATTCTACTGTTTTATATATCTGGCTAGGGCGTGACGCGTGTGAAAAAGGGCAGAGCCAATTTTTAAGCTGTGATGACACACACGGGAATAGCCATCATCACTGGGAATCTATTGGCCATGACTTTCTTAATAAAATGGATTTGCCCCTAAATGCCTCTATACAG